One stretch of Weissella koreensis KACC 15510 DNA includes these proteins:
- a CDS encoding ABC transporter permease, whose protein sequence is MFKNKFHILSLVVALIMGILLIIAQIPSTKVAPKNLPLAIVDTDNTVVTKNIVKQLTSVTSTGGKNATTIKWSKINSEKDLRNDMDHQKYYGALIIDKSFSKDITNLPMPNAKKPEMRIIINQAKNATVATSVQNVLNTMTNKVGQNISNQVITKSQMMNVNISPETEKTLLNPINVTTKTVHSTKDRPTASSSFFQPIWMGALLGTVMMLLAQKGFEDRNKGAKLSSKLIEIGVIIVIALVSGFISTIGAQEILGYSYSSFVTVAFFASLASLAFQLLMFGVELWIGMAGIPVFALLMLFSMPIVNLAPEMLTSFYSNWVMPWLPMRFLLDGMKSIVYYDYSFWNGNTQSLLWVVLIGITLVISSVFKSNKKAQVKAN, encoded by the coding sequence ATGTTCAAAAATAAATTTCATATTTTGTCGCTAGTTGTGGCTTTAATAATGGGTATACTACTAATTATTGCCCAAATTCCCAGCACTAAAGTTGCGCCTAAGAACTTACCGTTAGCCATTGTAGATACCGATAATACAGTTGTCACTAAAAATATTGTTAAGCAGTTAACCAGTGTAACTTCAACTGGTGGAAAAAATGCAACTACGATTAAGTGGAGTAAAATTAATAGTGAAAAAGACTTAAGGAATGATATGGATCATCAGAAGTATTATGGTGCATTAATTATCGATAAGAGTTTTTCAAAAGATATCACAAATTTACCAATGCCAAATGCAAAAAAGCCTGAGATGCGTATCATTATAAATCAAGCTAAAAATGCGACAGTGGCTACGTCAGTTCAAAATGTTTTAAATACGATGACAAATAAAGTTGGACAAAACATATCCAACCAGGTTATTACCAAATCACAAATGATGAATGTTAACATTAGTCCCGAAACTGAAAAAACATTGTTAAATCCAATAAATGTTACGACTAAAACGGTTCATAGTACCAAAGACCGACCAACTGCTAGTTCAAGTTTTTTCCAACCTATATGGATGGGAGCGTTATTGGGAACCGTCATGATGCTGTTAGCTCAAAAAGGTTTTGAAGATAGAAATAAAGGTGCAAAGCTATCTTCAAAATTGATTGAAATTGGAGTGATTATTGTAATTGCATTAGTTTCAGGATTTATTTCAACAATTGGTGCCCAAGAGATCCTTGGATACTCATATTCAAGCTTTGTAACGGTGGCATTCTTCGCTTCACTTGCCTCACTTGCCTTTCAACTGTTAATGTTTGGAGTTGAACTATGGATTGGTATGGCTGGTATTCCGGTCTTCGCTTTGTTGATGCTATTTTCAATGCCAATTGTTAACTTGGCCCCAGAGATGTTAACGTCATTTTACTCTAATTGGGTTATGCCATGGCTACCAATGAGGTTCTTGTTGGATGGAATGAAGTCAATTGTTTATTATGATTACTCATTTTGGAATGGTAATACTCAATCTTTGCTTTGGGTTGTATTAATTGGAATAACACTTGTAATTTCTTCAGTATTTAAATCTAATAAAAAGGCTCAGGTTAAGGCTAATTAA
- a CDS encoding alpha/beta fold hydrolase, translating into MENYLESPNRFVVARGSHKFAYREMGNKTGRPLLLLNHLSATLDNWDPALIDELSQNRWIIVFDNSGIGLSNGTVPTKIEEMADEVAYFIEALNLQEVDLLGLSMGGFIAQDFTLKYPKMVHQLILVGTGPKGDHKIGDVGKVTNQFLLKTIFTRQDVKERLFFTTSTEGKTKAREFIGRLKQRVVVKDQKIALTAYLRQLKAIKKFANDQNDDLTKINAETLVVNGDTDAMVPTQGSYAIAQQIPNSQLKIYADAGHTSLFQYPMDFSKVVNEFLN; encoded by the coding sequence ATGGAAAATTATTTAGAGAGTCCTAATCGTTTTGTTGTGGCAAGGGGAAGCCATAAATTTGCATATCGTGAAATGGGAAACAAAACGGGGCGTCCATTACTTTTATTGAATCACCTTTCGGCAACTTTAGATAATTGGGATCCAGCATTAATTGATGAATTAAGCCAGAATCGTTGGATTATAGTTTTTGATAATTCTGGAATTGGTTTGTCAAATGGGACTGTGCCAACGAAAATTGAGGAAATGGCAGATGAAGTGGCTTATTTTATAGAGGCATTGAATTTGCAAGAGGTAGATTTACTAGGTCTTTCAATGGGAGGATTTATTGCCCAAGATTTCACGCTAAAATATCCTAAAATGGTTCATCAATTAATTCTCGTTGGAACGGGTCCTAAGGGAGATCATAAAATTGGGGATGTTGGTAAAGTTACCAATCAATTTTTACTTAAGACCATCTTTACCAGGCAAGATGTGAAAGAACGTTTGTTTTTTACCACCAGTACAGAAGGTAAGACAAAAGCTCGTGAATTTATAGGCCGGTTGAAGCAGCGTGTCGTTGTAAAAGATCAAAAAATAGCTTTAACTGCCTATTTAAGACAGTTAAAAGCAATTAAAAAATTTGCGAATGATCAAAATGATGATTTGACGAAAATAAATGCGGAAACCCTAGTGGTGAACGGCGATACAGATGCAATGGTACCAACGCAAGGTTCTTATGCAATTGCGCAACAGATTCCAAATTCGCAGCTAAAAATTTATGCTGATGCCGGACATACTTCTTTATTCCAATATCCAATGGACTTTTCAAAAGTAGTAAATGAATTTTTGAATTAA
- a CDS encoding Crp/Fnr family transcriptional regulator: MTDIKPIYVNHLLSEVEKLTLDDKITVKLSKKMYLTRESYLESHVYILIEGVVIMSLLGTNGENVNISYMNKPGIVTLFREEDEGLVNQPYDVKVDSNTATFYRVNRLTFWKLVNKDEILNQYVKMYYRQRINANVERMEYMGSSKVDQVGEFLYRCIKLFGVKNNINGEILINHKITHQTIGDFCGIKSRSSVTRIMNKLVSQNLIEQKMRLILIKDVEYFEKYAR, encoded by the coding sequence ATGACAGATATAAAACCAATTTATGTCAATCACCTTTTAAGTGAGGTGGAAAAGTTAACACTGGATGACAAAATAACAGTAAAACTATCAAAAAAGATGTATTTAACCAGGGAAAGCTATTTAGAGTCACATGTCTATATTTTGATTGAGGGTGTTGTTATCATGTCCCTTTTAGGGACGAATGGAGAAAATGTCAATATTTCTTACATGAATAAACCAGGGATTGTCACACTTTTTAGGGAAGAGGATGAAGGATTAGTTAACCAACCTTATGATGTTAAAGTTGATTCCAATACGGCCACTTTTTATAGAGTTAATCGTCTTACGTTTTGGAAACTCGTTAATAAAGATGAAATTTTAAATCAGTATGTAAAAATGTATTATCGACAAAGAATAAATGCAAATGTAGAACGAATGGAATATATGGGTAGTAGCAAGGTTGATCAAGTTGGTGAATTTCTGTATAGATGTATTAAATTATTTGGTGTTAAAAATAATATTAATGGAGAAATATTAATTAATCATAAAATAACACACCAAACGATCGGTGATTTTTGTGGGATTAAAAGCAGGAGTTCAGTAACTAGAATTATGAATAAATTGGTCAGTCAAAACTTAATAGA
- a CDS encoding TetR/AcrR family transcriptional regulator codes for MYSHKTNQTKSQIIDAFITILNTKDISKITISDITKEAKINRGTFYRHFDDKFDLINKKEDEILDQTKDILKKYLDDNVTSSSFNTYRTEVLSVLNNNSSFISAMIGENGDLTFETKILTEMYTFSQNNIKYFGIVIDHPTIEQEITLQFLTNGLLGVIKTWLQNTDISIEELSQIIDDIIEKGILNTISNSN; via the coding sequence ATGTATTCACATAAAACTAATCAAACAAAATCTCAAATTATCGATGCATTCATCACAATTTTAAACACCAAAGATATTTCAAAAATTACAATATCTGATATTACCAAAGAAGCAAAAATAAATAGAGGAACTTTTTACCGACATTTTGATGACAAATTTGATTTAATTAATAAAAAAGAAGATGAGATATTGGATCAGACAAAAGATATTCTTAAAAAATATCTTGATGACAATGTTACTTCATCAAGCTTTAATACGTATCGAACTGAAGTTCTTAGTGTCCTAAATAACAATTCTTCTTTTATTTCAGCTATGATAGGTGAAAACGGAGATTTGACCTTTGAGACTAAAATCCTCACAGAGATGTATACCTTCTCCCAAAACAATATAAAATATTTTGGAATTGTAATTGATCATCCTACAATTGAACAAGAAATCACATTACAATTTCTTACTAATGGGTTACTCGGCGTGATTAAAACATGGTTACAAAATACCGATATTAGTATTGAAGAACTTTCTCAAATAATAGATGACATTATTGAAAAGGGCATACTAAATACTATAAGTAATTCTAATTAA
- a CDS encoding glycosyltransferase, which translates to MITFYVLQKTIGIDKGGINSSSFMHANELYKLNLGNVYLVHIEPTQIKKQDLEFNLHAEKGLMEGVGVLQPDQFLSKSDQANWLLSLIKNDLKRNEKVFIINEDKSLFQMVVLYKHIFTNLKLIQVIHNNHMDLHGGVKEQYQYMFDRQNEVDKFIVLTKQQKFDLIDTQLIRPEKTVYLPNAISENVFIRKEVNLRKEINIFTRYNDRQKGITKFLTQIMPPVIAQFPNVHVNFYGALNKPEESSVAQPFIKIVNENKLYNNVTINDYVNGEIKRNLMSRTLFTVLSSNYEGMPLTILEMAQYGVPTIAFDVKYGPREWINNNENGYLVDNGDVDLFVKRMIYLLTNPELTHKLGIQAQATVKNKYQDTKVMLIWSELIAKLVDINFK; encoded by the coding sequence ATGATTACATTTTATGTTTTACAAAAAACGATTGGAATAGATAAAGGAGGAATTAATTCTTCCTCCTTTATGCATGCTAACGAATTATATAAACTAAATTTAGGAAATGTATATTTAGTGCATATCGAACCGACGCAAATTAAGAAACAAGATTTGGAATTTAATCTTCATGCAGAAAAGGGCTTGATGGAAGGAGTAGGTGTTTTACAACCTGATCAATTCCTTTCAAAAAGTGATCAAGCTAATTGGCTTCTTAGCTTAATAAAGAATGATTTAAAACGAAATGAGAAGGTATTCATAATTAATGAAGATAAAAGTTTATTTCAAATGGTAGTTTTATATAAACATATATTTACTAATTTAAAGTTAATACAAGTGATTCACAATAATCATATGGATTTGCATGGTGGGGTTAAAGAGCAATATCAGTATATGTTTGACAGGCAAAATGAAGTTGATAAATTCATTGTTTTAACAAAACAACAAAAATTTGATTTGATAGATACTCAACTAATCCGTCCAGAAAAAACAGTATATCTACCAAATGCTATTTCTGAAAATGTTTTTATTAGAAAAGAAGTAAACTTACGAAAAGAAATCAACATTTTTACAAGATATAATGATCGACAAAAAGGAATAACTAAATTTTTAACACAAATTATGCCACCTGTTATAGCACAATTTCCTAATGTTCATGTTAATTTCTATGGAGCACTGAATAAACCTGAGGAATCTTCTGTTGCACAACCATTTATAAAAATAGTTAATGAAAACAAATTATATAATAACGTAACTATAAATGATTATGTGAATGGAGAAATCAAACGTAATTTGATGAGTAGGACGTTATTTACAGTGTTGTCTTCTAATTATGAAGGTATGCCTCTGACTATTCTAGAAATGGCACAGTATGGAGTTCCAACCATTGCTTTTGACGTGAAGTATGGACCAAGAGAATGGATTAATAATAATGAAAATGGGTATCTAGTGGATAATGGGGATGTGGATTTATTTGTGAAAAGGATGATTTATTTATTAACTAATCCTGAATTAACTCATAAATTAGGCATCCAGGCACAAGCAACAGTTAAAAATAAGTATCAAGATACAAAAGTTATGCTAATATGGTCAGAATTAATAGCTAAATTAGTAGATATAAATTTTAAATAG